In the Pirellulales bacterium genome, one interval contains:
- a CDS encoding YfhO family protein — protein sequence VKSSTLQLLVVGESYHSGWQARVDNQPASVLRTDGDFMGVVIAPGDHEITLKFQPESLHYGRLASGFGLSLLVVVMAAAGWPWRRRND from the coding sequence GTGAAAAGTTCGACGCTACAATTGCTGGTTGTCGGCGAGAGTTACCATAGCGGTTGGCAAGCCAGGGTCGACAACCAGCCGGCCTCGGTACTGCGGACCGATGGCGATTTTATGGGGGTGGTTATCGCGCCGGGCGATCATGAAATTACCCTAAAATTCCAGCCCGAAAGCTTGCATTATGGCCGCTTGGCCTCAGGTTTTGGCCTAAGTTTGTTGGTGGTGGTGATGGCGGCGGCCGGTTGGCCCTGGCGCCGGCGAAACGATTAA